From one Musa acuminata AAA Group cultivar baxijiao chromosome BXJ2-6, Cavendish_Baxijiao_AAA, whole genome shotgun sequence genomic stretch:
- the LOC103987460 gene encoding ras-related protein RABH1e: protein MAVVSALAKYKLVFLGDQSVGKTSIITRFMYDKFDTTYQATIGIDFLSKTMYLEDRTVRLQLWDTAGQERFRSLIPSYIRDSSVAVIAYDVSNRQSFLNTSKWIEEVRTERGGDVIIVLVGNKTDLVEKRQVSTEDGETKSREFGVMFIETSAKAGFNIKPLFRKIAASLPGMETLASTKQEDMVDVNLKSTVSSTQTQQQSGGCSC from the exons atggcggtggtatcggcTCTGGCGAAATACAAGTTGGTGTTCTTGGGGGATCAATCGGTGGGGAAGACCAGCATCATCACCCGGTTCATGTACGACAAATTCGATACCACCTATCAG GCTACTATCGGCATTGATTTTCTATCAAAGACGATGTACCTTGAAGACCGTACAGTACGTCTGCAGCTTTG GGATACTGCTGGCCAGGAGAGATTTAGAAGTCTTATCCCAAGCTACATCAGGGACTCTTCTGTCGCAGTTATTGCTTATGATGTATCTA ATCGGCAATCGTTCTTAAATACTTCAAAGTGGATCGAGGAAGTGCGTACAGAACGAGGTGGCGATGTAATCATAGTTCTTGTCGGAAATAAGACGGATCTTGTTGAGAAAAG GCAAGTCTCGACAGAAGACGGAGAAACCAAATCTCGTGAATTTGGAGTGATGTTTATTGAAACCAGTGCAAAAGCTGGCTTCAACATCAAG CCACTGTTCCGCAAGATTGCTGCATCCCTGCCAGGGATGGAGACTCTCGCTTCCACTAAACAGGAGGACATGGTTGATGTCAATTTGAAGTCTACAGTTAGTTCAACACAGACTCAGCAGCAATCTGGAGGATGTTCGTGCTAG
- the LOC135614642 gene encoding uncharacterized protein LOC135614642, with protein sequence MERSAPTRKPLASTADLLTWTEAPPQDPAASDSRRPHQVTDGVSKVVFGGQITEEEAESILKRKPCSGPKLKEMTGSGIFATDSEDELSEPGSSFSTPNQRTGLRMYQQTVNAMSQISFSTDETVSSHKKPTSLAEVAKQRELTGSLLSESDDRLMKQLSDAKCKELSGHDIFAAPEVLPRSSGWNLEMNDSDLRETTPRNLQSPVKVPQAGGASNLLFGEEPEVKSAKKIHTQKVAELTGNGIFKDDATPGAAEKTLSMAKLKEMSGSDIFADGKAPSREYLGGVRKPPGGESSIALV encoded by the exons aTGGAGAGGAGCGCTCCGACTAGGAAGCCGCTCGCCTCGACGGCGGATCTACTGACCTGGACGGAGGCGCCGCCCCAGGATCCAGCCGCGTCGGACTCCCGCCGGCCGCACCAG GTGACGGATGGGGTCAGCAAGGTGGTCTTCGGGGGGCAGATCACCGAGGAGGAGGCCGAGAGTATCCTAAAGAG GAAACCTTGTTCGGGTCCAAAGTTAAAAGAAATGACTGGTAGTGGCATTTTCGCAACTGACAGCGAAGATGAACTGTCAGAACCAGGTAGTTCTTTCTCAACACCTAACCAGCGAACAGGTCTGCGGATGTATCAG caAACAGTAAATGCAATGAGCCAGATATCATTCAGCACTGATGAGACTGTTTCTTCACATAAAAAGCCAACCTCACTTGCTGAGGTAGCAAAGCAGCGAGAACTAACTGGGTCTCTGCTGAGTGAATCGGATGATAGATTGATGAAGCAGTTGTCTGATGCAAAATGCAAGGAACTAAGTGGACATGACATCTTTGCTGCCCCAGAAGTTTTGCCAAGGTCATCAGGATGGAATTTGGAGATGAATGACAGTGACCTGAGGGAAACCACTCCAAGAAACTTACAGTCACCAGTTAAAGTCCCTCAG GCCGGGGGTGCGAGCAATCTCTTGTTTGGTGAAGAACCAGAGGTGAAATCAGCTAAGAAAATTCACACCCAGAAAGTGGCAGAACTGACAGGCAATGGCATCTTCAAAGATGATGCCACACCAGGTGCCGCGGAAAAAACACTTAGTATGGCAAAGCTAAAGGAGATGAGTGGTAGTGACATCTTTGCTGATGGCAAGGCTCCCTCACGAGAATATCTTGGCGGTGTCCGCAAGCCTCCTGGTGGTGAAAGCAGCATTGCTCTAGTTTGA